One genomic region from Oncorhynchus gorbuscha isolate QuinsamMale2020 ecotype Even-year linkage group LG13, OgorEven_v1.0, whole genome shotgun sequence encodes:
- the LOC123993977 gene encoding smoothelin-like protein 2, whose translation MDTGPLTAEGEGSSPKGETVCAALARYEATLRDAVCEIHVDMSAFKQGVERRLEEATAHPSEGPLGRAVVQLQQENRQLRSQLEALTRQVELLTGTVCDRGALMTNNNNNHHQHQLASIQAQTYSSSQERASPRSPSTSPTSPAGGPSMGAMTGSASGSASSPTAARFSSRATFAVSSKTNSIEREEPIEVDPDLVSPGLENGHFTTPENSTVAHGTSSPANNNVPHESTAPVAMRMPHLPITATTKTADPSVMKCESPASPVRSKPSPVSEHTANNQPQAIQESPIQPVSSMKTWTPSLSRGLGSPRLSEKSLSAPPKSVTYSGLIQHNTDGVEDAGGDLPFGRGVERRRELVRSQTLPRNLGAQARRSIFERLDSEASSRPKPMDSKPKLKRSQSFGVSSASSIKQILLEWCRSKTIGYQNIDIQNFSSSWSDGMAFCALVHSFFPTEFDYNVLTPVDRKHNFELAFGTAEEKAGCDRLIEVDDMMVMGRKPDPMCVFTYVQSMYNHLRKFE comes from the exons ATGGACACAGGTCCTCTGACAGCCGAGGGAGAGGGCTCCTCTCCGAAGGGCGAGACGGTGTGCGCTGCGCTCGCCCGCTACGAGGCCACACTGAGAGATGCCGTGTGTGAGATCCACGTGGACATGAGCGCCTTCAAGCAGGGTGTGGAGCGTCGTCTGGAGGAGGCGACAGCCCACCCCAGCGAGGGCCCCCTAGGCCGGGCTGTGGTGCAGCTGCAGCAGGAGAACCGGCAGCTCCGGAGCCAGTTGGAGGCCCTTACCCGACAGGTAGAGCTCCTCACTGGGACAGTGTGCGACAGAGGCGCCCTgatgacaaacaacaacaacaaccaccaccagcaccagctAGCATCCATCCAGGCCCAGACATACAGCAGCAGCCAGGAGAGGGCGAGCCCCCggtccccctccacctcccctaccAGCCCTGCTGGTGGCCCCAGCATGGGAGCAATGACCGGGTCAGCCTCGGGCTCAGCCTCCAGCCCCACTGCCGCCCGCTTCTCCAGCCGAGCTACCTTCGCTGTGTCCAGCAAGACTAAC aGTATTGAACGTGAGGAGCCGATAGAGGTGGATCCAGACCTTGTATCCCCTGGACTGGAGAATGGACACTTTACTACCCCAG AAAACTCGACAGTGGCACATGGAACGAGCTCGCCAGCCAATAACAACGTCCCTCATGAAAGCACGGCCCCTGTTGCCATGCGGATGCCACACCTACCCATCACCGCCACAACCAAAACGGCTGACCCCTCAGTTATGAAGTGCGAGTCTCCCGCCAGTCCCGTACGCTCTAAGCCCTCGCCTGTATCAGAGCATACTGCCAACAACCAGCCTCAAGCCATCCAAGAATCCCCAATTCAACCAG tgtcGTCTATGAAGACATGGACCCCCAGTCTCAGCCGAGGTCTGGGCTCTCCACGACTGTCAG AAAAGTCCTTGTCTGCTCCCCCGAAGTCAGTGACTTACTCTGGCCTcatccaacacaacacagacgG GGTGGAAGATGCGGGCGGGGACCTGCCTTTTGGAAGGGGAGTGGAGCGGAGGCGGGAGCTGGTGAGGTCACAGACGTTGCCGCGCAACCTTGGAGCTCAGGCCCGCCGGTCCATCTTTGAAAGGCTGGATTCTGAAGCCAGCAG TAGGCCCAAGCCCATGGACTCCAAGCCCAAGCTGAAGCGTTCTCAGAGCTTTGGTGTGTCCAGTGCCAGCAGCATCAAGCAGATTCTTCTGGAGTGGTGCCGTTCCAAAACCATAGGATACCAG AACATAGACATCCAGAACTTCTCGTCCAGTTGGAGTGACGGCATGGCCTTCTGTGCCCTGGTCCATTCCTTCTTCCCCACTGAGTTTGACTACAACGTGCTGACGCCTGTCGACCGCAAACACAACTTTGAGCTGGCCTTCGGAACAGCGGA GGAGAAGGCGGGCTGTGACCGGCTCATCGAGGTGGACGATATGATGGTGATGGGGCGCAAGCCTGACCCCATGTGCGTCTTTACCTATGTCCAGTCCATGTACAACCACCTGCGCAAGTTTGAGTGA